The following DNA comes from Trichocoleus sp. FACHB-46.
CATCCATACGTCCACTCATTGTGTGATCTCCCAATAACTTGCGATGACCGTTGAGTATCTCAGGCTGACTAATTTTGTGCTGCTGTGGAGTGAGACAATGTTGTCTGAAAGTGTGTGACTAAGGCATTAATCGTCGTTGAAACTTGGGGATCGCGATCGTAGAAGTCGAGATGTTGTCCTTCCGTCCAGACTAACTGCTTTTCCCCACTGAGGGAAGCGTAGAAGCTGCGAGCGTTATCCGGTAGGGCAGAACCATCGCTGTGAACCACTAACGTCGGCGTTGTGATTTGGGGAGCGATCGCCATGGCATCAAAGCCTTGCCATTCGGGCCAGGACATGACTGCAAAGCGATTGGTCCACTCTGGAATCACGCCGCGATCTTTACTGCCGTAGTAGCTGACATCGCCAAACATCGCGGCATTGCGATCGCCTTGGGAATAAGCTGGAACATAGGCGACTTGCCCTGTGCGATCGTATTGCTCACGTGCAGCCCAACCAATTGCCATCCGATTCCGCACTGTTGCTTCTCCAAACAAGGTGTTGAGTGAATCCCTGTCATGCAGCCATGCAGCAACGGTGGCAAAGGATTTGAAGCTTGCATCTTCCGCAACAGCTTGTGCCATGTAGCCGGCGCTAGCACAGATGCCGAGCCCACCCAGGCGATCGCCATCAATGACTGGTAAGGTTTTCAGAAACGTAACCGCATTCTTGATGTCCTGCACTTTAGCGGTAGGCGATTCGTATTGGCGAGGAGCCCCACCACTTTCACCCCAGTAGCGAAAATCAAAGGTGAAGGCAGCAAATCCGCGATCGGCTAAGCGTTGAGCATAGACCGCAGGCATTTGTTCTTTCACGGTTGTCCAAGCACCTGTCACGACAATGACAGGGAGTTTGTCTCCAGATTTGTAGGAAGTTGGCAGGTACAAGTTGCCCACCATCCGTTCACCCTCGCTCTGGAAGACAACCCGGTTGCGTCCGGGTTTGAAAGATGCAGGTCGTTCAGCCCTCACTTGTCCAGGTTCACCTGTAATTGCAGTAGGATTTACTGTCTCTGATAGGGCAATAGGGAGAGAGGAAAGAGAAACGAGTGCGATCGTGCCAGTTGCAATTAGGGATTGAATCAAGTTCATGGTTGGTTCCTCTGCTTGGGTTTCAATAACTCAAGAGTAGAAAAATTTCTCTCAAACCTAAAGCCCGATTCTTGCGCTGTTTTATCAAAATTTTGCGGTTGTATTTTGCGTTAAAGCTGTGCCCCTATGCAACCCACCCGACATCCTTTCCTTAATCTGGAGACAGCGCGGCTTTTATTACGGCAAACTACCCTGGATGATGCGGATGCGGTATTTGCAATTTTTGCTGATCCCCATGTCACTCAGTTTCATGATCTAGATACATTAACCCATGTTGAGCAGGCGATCGCGCTGATTGGACGACGCGCTAAGGAATTGGAGTCGGGACGTGGAATTCGTTGGGGAATTGCACTGAAAGCGAACCACAGATTGATTGGTTCCTGTAGCACAAAAATCAGGAATCAGAAGCGTCAAATCGGTATTTACAGAAGAGTGATACCG
Coding sequences within:
- a CDS encoding GNAT family N-acetyltransferase produces the protein MQPTRHPFLNLETARLLLRQTTLDDADAVFAIFADPHVTQFHDLDTLTHVEQAIALIGRRAKELESGRGIRWGIALKANHRLIGSCSTKIRNQKRQIGIYRRVIPIIQGTLY
- a CDS encoding alpha/beta hydrolase; this encodes MNLIQSLIATGTIALVSLSSLPIALSETVNPTAITGEPGQVRAERPASFKPGRNRVVFQSEGERMVGNLYLPTSYKSGDKLPVIVVTGAWTTVKEQMPAVYAQRLADRGFAAFTFDFRYWGESGGAPRQYESPTAKVQDIKNAVTFLKTLPVIDGDRLGGLGICASAGYMAQAVAEDASFKSFATVAAWLHDRDSLNTLFGEATVRNRMAIGWAAREQYDRTGQVAYVPAYSQGDRNAAMFGDVSYYGSKDRGVIPEWTNRFAVMSWPEWQGFDAMAIAPQITTPTLVVHSDGSALPDNARSFYASLSGEKQLVWTEGQHLDFYDRDPQVSTTINALVTHFQTTLSHSTAAQN